In Labeo rohita strain BAU-BD-2019 chromosome 8, IGBB_LRoh.1.0, whole genome shotgun sequence, the genomic window atatgcactaTCTAACTGAAATACACAACTTTCTTCTGAACAATTGATAAAGCCAGGCTCAACATTTTTCAttctgttaacatttttattttaaattttatttaaatttttttttatttcattttaattttacattcatttttagcAATGTAGTTGTGTTTTGTcctttttatagatttttttaaaaaagagattgtttagtgttttgtcatttatttagttctggttttagttattttggtacaccaagttaaactaaatgaaatggagaaattaaaatactgaaaataaaatgaaatattgccttggaaatattttattgtattttaaaatattattttactattactatggttttattttattcaagtaaAAGGCAGTTATtctgttgacatttttattttaattttatttttgcattttcttatttcaatttaattttatataaattgttagtaatgtagtaattttagttctagttttagtttttagttatactaaatgaaaatgagaaattaaaatattgaaaataaaatgaaatattgccTTGGTatcaagctgaaataaaataattttaggttttatttgagttcattttattgaaggttattttatttctagtGACATTTTGATTGTGACTGATTTAagttttaattctttttttaacagaCAGGATTTTGTATATCTTTTTTATCACTCCATAAGACagaattattttactttattttactttattttattttattttattttattttattttattttattcaaataagaggcagttattttaattttaatttttatattttcttatttaattttaattttatattaatttgtagTAATGTAGTAGTGTTTTGTCATTTCCATATTTTCTTTATTCTAGTtctagtttttgttattttgttacaCCAAGTTACCGaccaaacaaaaatgaaaatactgataataaaattaaatattgccttggtgtatatatatatatatatatatatatatatatagttctaGTTTTagtaaactaaatgaaaatgagaaattaaaacaattaattttatttgaatttattttatttctagtaACATTTTGATTATGATTGattctaagtttttttttgtaacggTGAATTAtgtatatctttttttgtaaccttataAGACAGAaatacctttattttattttattttattttatttacgtttattttattttactttaaaaatgaattattttatattattaattaaaacaaaaaaagaatatagATGTGATTAGAACTGGAAAtttgaagacaaaaaaaaaaaattccggcattttattttgagaaaacagcatttaaaaatatgtaatgtctttaaAAGCTAAAGATGCAAATAGAACATTGTAATAAAAAGTATCTcattgttttctttccactaatataaaagaagataattcagtatctcaaaatcgaccagtgcatgaaaaaacaatgGCTTTGCcttaagaaaaattacatttttaatatttaatccaCACACTCACTGTAAGGAAGCGTGGTTGCTCTGTTTGAGCAGCCATCCTCTCAGATAAAGGATGCCGCAGTCACATGACCACGGGTTGTCGTGGAGAGCGGCCAGGCGCAGGCTGGGCAGCGAGTCCAACAGGCCGTTGGGCAGAGCCGTCAGATGGTTGTCGTTCAGGTGGAGTTGCGTGGTGTGTGCGGGGAAGGATGTGGGCAGGCTGGCCGTGGTGAGGCCGCGTTTACTGCAGTCCACCACACCGGCCACGCAGGTACACACCTCAGGACACGAGAGCTGAGCCGCGCTCATCTCACAGGCCAGCAACGACAGCAAGACCTTTAACACGAGCGCTACACACCGCAtaccagcacacacacactgcagagACACAAAATCACTATTAACATCCTGATCCATTCAGCAGTGCATGCTGCGTGCAATAAATGGCATTTTGTCATAATGCAGTGACATCCCAATATTTGGTGGTTCCATGTATGGAGTGCAAAACTGAATAGACAGAGATGTTTACGCTTATCTGGAATTTCGGGggaagcaaaggaagcaaagaaGACGaagataaaaatacaaaaaaagagacaaaaatacCAGTGTGATACAAATATTTCATGGTCTCGATGTACAGGAAAAACCATAATACTTCTGAATCTAATGCTCATTTGTACACTAAAAATGAACTgcaaaatcacaacaaaaattaatttgatgaTAATATtcgttaaatatatttaactaatgctaacaatttaatgaaaactaagaaaaattacaaaaacacaacaaaattaataaaactgtaaataaatggacaaaataaaaatgtaagaatattaaataaataaattaaaatgtaaaaaacttaatatacatgaaaactataatactgaaataacactgCTCATTTGTacactaaaacaaaatttaatttgaagataatatttgttaaatatatttaacgaATGCTAACAATTACtgcaaatcatgttttttggcaAGTACAATGATGTCATCGTTTTTAACACaacgttttaaaatgtttttaaaataataaatgcaatggtatatttattttattatttaattaatttaatttattattttattgtatttttaatttatatatatatatatatatatatatatttttttttttttttttatcatttatttacatgagCTGTACACATACCTCTTCAGCACATTGCgtttttttagtactttattTACTCTCAGCCTAGTGGTgtctttatgatgttttttaattatttctttataattaaatataattaatgctaacaatatcatgttttttttggcaTGTACAATTATGGCAtggtgtttttttaaacaaattttgtttttaaatgttttttaaagaagaaatgCAATGGTATATACAATGGTAAATATAGTGTCaccacagtattttattttatatttttgcatttttaaaattaatttatttattttttattactattttatcatttatttacatgaactgttcacattgcatttttaaagactttattcACTCTCAGCCTAGtggtgtttttattatgttttatgattaaatataaGTAATTAATGCTAACAATCTTtgcaatatcacattttttggCATGTACAATGATGTCATGGTGTTTTTAACACATggtgttttaaaatctttttcaaATGATAAATGCAATGGTGTGTACTACTGTAGTGTCACcacagtattttatttgatttgtattttttaattaatttaattttattttatttattactttattgtattttaattgaatttaatttaattaatttttaaattatatttatcatttatttacatgaacTGTACAAATTGCTATCTCTCCAGCATTGCGATTTTTTTAGTCCTTTATTCACTCTCAGCCTAGTGGTgtctttattatgttttttctctttataattaaatataattaattaatcatgttttttggcaggtacaatgatgtcatgatgtttttaatggtgttttttaaatgtttttttttttttttaaatcaataaatgcaaTGTTGTATACAGTGGTTTATATAATGTCaccagttttttattttattttatttttttattattgtattttttattaatttc contains:
- the gp1bb gene encoding platelet glycoprotein Ib beta chain, whose protein sequence is MRCVALVLKVLLSLLACEMSAAQLSCPEVCTCVAGVVDCSKRGLTTASLPTSFPAHTTQLHLNDNHLTALPNGLLDSLPSLRLAALHDNPWSCDCGILYLRGWLLKQSNHASLQNVSCSSPAHLRGRLLVYLSEQELLDSCRYWMCNLALASQISLFIFVIVQVLLLASVILFLRRFELLTQDARRTAAETFTAEDDGTQSNEYVMLKDRSL